The sequence GGTGACGATGCGCTGGTTGAGCAAGCGGCCGAGCTCGGCGAGCTGCGCTCGGTCGTTGGCCCCCTCGGTCTCGCTCACGTCGTCGATCGCGAAGGCTCCGACGGTCATTCCCGCATCCCGCGCGATCTGCACGGTGTCGGTGAGGTAGTACTCACCCTTGTTGTTGTCGTTGCTGATCCGCGGCAGCGCGTCGGCGAGGAACTCGGCGTCGAAGGCCAGGATGCCGGAGTTGATCTCGGCGATCTCGCGCTGCTCGGGCGTCGCGTCCTTCTCCTCGACGATCGCCTCGACGTCGCCCTCGGGGTTGCGGATGACGCGGCCATAGCCGAACGGGTCGGCCACGATGCCGGACAGGATGCTCACCGCCCGCTGCGCCGCCTCGTGCTCGGCGATGAAGGCGCGCAGCGACTCCCCGCGCAGCAGCGGGGTGTCGCCTGCGGCCACGACCACGGTGCCCCTCGCCGTACCAGCCGCTTCGATCGCGACGCGGACGGCGTGACCCGTCCCCTCCTGCGTCTCCTGGACGGCCAGCACGCAGTCCGGCACCAGCTGCTGGATGTGCGGCCCCACCTGGTCACGCTGGTGGCCGACCACGGCGACGATCCGCTGCGGTTCGACCGCCTGGACGGCCGCCAGGACGTGGCCGATCATCGAGCGGCCGCCGATGGGGTGCAGCACCTTCATCGTCTTGGACTTCATGCGGGTGCCGCCGCCCGCGGCGAGCACGATCACGGTGAGGTTGTCCATGCGGGCAGTGTGTCAGGTCGCGGTCAGGGCCATCCCTGATGGCCGGATCGTCGACGGTCGCTAGCGTGGCGGACGTGACACGGACCAGCGGCGACGTGATCGAGACCAGGGCGTTGACCATGCGCTTCGGTCAGATCGAGGCGCTCACCTCGCTCGACATCGCGGTGGGTGACGGGGTCACCGGCCTCGTCGGAGCCAACGGCGCCGGCAAGTCGACGTTGATCAAGATCCTGCTCGGCCTGCTGGAGCCGACGAGCGGCACCGCGAGCGTCCTGGGTCACGACGTCGCCACCCAGGGCCCGGAGATCCGGCGGCTCGTCGGCTACATGCCCGAGCACGACTGCCTGCCACCCGACGTGAGCGCCAGCGACTTCGTGGTCCACCTCGGACGGATGTCGGGCCTGCCGGCGACGGTCGCCCGCGAGCGGGCAGCCGACATCCTGCGCCACGTGGGGCTCGACGAGGAGCGCTACCGCCAGATGGGCGGCTACTCGACCGGCATGAAGCAGCGGGCCAAGCTCGCCCAGGCGCTCGTGCACGACCCGCGGCTGGTCTTCCTCGACGAGCCGACCAACGGGCTCGACCCCGCTGCCCGCGTCGACATGCTCCAGCTGGTGCAGCGCATCGGACGTGACTTCGGCATCGCCGTGCTCGTGACGTCCCACCTGCTGGGCGAGCTCGAGAAGGTCAGTGACCACGTGATCGTGCTCGACGGCGGGCACCTGCTCCGCTCCTCGGCCACTGCCGACTTCCTGCACCACACCGGCGGCCTCCTGGTCGAGGTGCTGGGAGGCGACGCGGCACGCGACCAGCTCGGCGAAGCACTCGCCCGGGCCGGGCTGGCATGCCGTCCCCGCGGCGCAGTCGTGGTCGTGGATCCCCCGTCCGACCCGCTGGCCGTCCACGACCTCGTGCGCGACACGGTCGCCGACCTCGGCCTCGGCCTGGTCCGCCTCCAGGCCGACCAGGGGCACCTCGAGGACGTCTTCCTGCCGGGAGGTGGCACGCATGGCTGAGCGCACGGGCACCATCCACGACATCGGCTACCGCGGCTACGACGGCCCCCGCGAAGGCAGCGCCGCGCTCGCGACGCAGCTCTTCGTCACCGGCCTGCGTCACGCCTTCGGCCTCGGCAGGTCGGGCAAGTCCAAGATCCTGCCTTTCGTGCTCCTCGCCATGTGCACAGTGCCAGCCGCGATCCTGGTCGGAGTCGTGACCATCACCGGTCTCAGCGAGCTCCCGGTCTCCTACGCGAGCTACGTCAACCAGGTGCAGTCCCTCATCGCCCTCTTCGCGGCCGCCCAGGCCCCCGTGCTGTTCTCGCGTGACCTGCGGCACCGCTCGATCGTGCTCTATCTCGCACGTCCACTCTCGCCGAGCACCTTCGCGCTCGTGCGCTGGCTCTCTCTGACCACGGCGCTGATCGTCTTCATCGCGGGTCCGGTCCTCGTCCTGTACGCCGGAGCGTTGCTGGCCGGCCTTGAGGTGGGCACCCAGACGAGAGCGCTCGGCAAGGCGCTCGTGCTGGTCGTCGTGCTGGCTGCGACGCTCGCCGGACTGACGGGACTGATCTCGTCCTACTCGCTGCGCCGCGGCTTCGCGATCGTCGGATCGGTCGTCATGCTTGTCGTGGTCGGCACGCTGGTGACGATCGTGCAGGCTGTCGCGCAGGAAGAGGGCCTTCCCGAGGTCGGGCTTGCGGCGGGCCTGTTCTCCCCCGGTTCGCTCTACTACGGCTTGGCCGACGCGTGGGACGCGGGTGTCGAGATGTTCACCGAGCCCACCGGCGCGTGGGTCGTGGCGTACGCAGCCGTGTCGTTGCTCGTCGTCACGGGCTCCGTGCTGCTCCTGGTGAGGCGATTCACGAAGGCGGGTGCCCGATGAGCACGCTGGTCCTGGACAAGGTCTCGCGGTGGTTCGGCAACGTGGTGGCCGTCAACGACGTCACCATGACGATCGGGCCTGGCGTCACCGGCCTGCTCGGCCCCAACGGGGCGGGGAAGACCACCCTGATGGCCATGATGTCGGGGTTCCTGCCTCCCTCGTCCGGCTCGGTCACCCTCAACGGCGAGCCGGTCTGGCGGCACACGGACGCCTATCCCCTGCTCGGCCTCGTGCCCGAGCGCGAGCTGAGCTTCGGCTATCTCACCGGCCGCCAGTTCGTCCGCGCCAACGCCGACCTGCACCGCCTGCCCGA comes from Nocardioides piscis and encodes:
- the glmU gene encoding bifunctional UDP-N-acetylglucosamine diphosphorylase/glucosamine-1-phosphate N-acetyltransferase GlmU codes for the protein MDNLTVIVLAAGGGTRMKSKTMKVLHPIGGRSMIGHVLAAVQAVEPQRIVAVVGHQRDQVGPHIQQLVPDCVLAVQETQEGTGHAVRVAIEAAGTARGTVVVAAGDTPLLRGESLRAFIAEHEAAQRAVSILSGIVADPFGYGRVIRNPEGDVEAIVEEKDATPEQREIAEINSGILAFDAEFLADALPRISNDNNKGEYYLTDTVQIARDAGMTVGAFAIDDVSETEGANDRAQLAELGRLLNQRIVTDWMREGVTVMDPATTWIDADVQLAQDVTILPGTQLLGATVVADDAVIGPDTTLKDCEVGAGARVVRTHAELAVIGDQAVVGPFSYLRPGTRLGARGKIGAFVETKNAQIGDEAKVPHLSYVGDAEIGEGTNIGAGTIFANYDGVAKHRTVVGRHARTGSNNTFVAPVTIGDGAGTAGGTTVRRDVPPGALAVSSGPQRNLEGWAQSKRAGTAQADAASRAGEQQVSDLTDPGVGNADAGGTQS
- a CDS encoding ABC transporter ATP-binding protein yields the protein MTRTSGDVIETRALTMRFGQIEALTSLDIAVGDGVTGLVGANGAGKSTLIKILLGLLEPTSGTASVLGHDVATQGPEIRRLVGYMPEHDCLPPDVSASDFVVHLGRMSGLPATVARERAADILRHVGLDEERYRQMGGYSTGMKQRAKLAQALVHDPRLVFLDEPTNGLDPAARVDMLQLVQRIGRDFGIAVLVTSHLLGELEKVSDHVIVLDGGHLLRSSATADFLHHTGGLLVEVLGGDAARDQLGEALARAGLACRPRGAVVVVDPPSDPLAVHDLVRDTVADLGLGLVRLQADQGHLEDVFLPGGGTHG
- a CDS encoding ABC transporter permease, whose protein sequence is MAERTGTIHDIGYRGYDGPREGSAALATQLFVTGLRHAFGLGRSGKSKILPFVLLAMCTVPAAILVGVVTITGLSELPVSYASYVNQVQSLIALFAAAQAPVLFSRDLRHRSIVLYLARPLSPSTFALVRWLSLTTALIVFIAGPVLVLYAGALLAGLEVGTQTRALGKALVLVVVLAATLAGLTGLISSYSLRRGFAIVGSVVMLVVVGTLVTIVQAVAQEEGLPEVGLAAGLFSPGSLYYGLADAWDAGVEMFTEPTGAWVVAYAAVSLLVVTGSVLLLVRRFTKAGAR